A genome region from Nocardia sp. NBC_01730 includes the following:
- a CDS encoding DUF3662 and FHA domain-containing protein — MGIVSRFERRLQGAVGDVFARVFGGNVVPQEVEAALQREAADHVQDLGGGHLLAPNSYVITINSSDHQQLDADHDLTTRAFAKHLQDYIREQGWQTYGEVHVAFEASPTLHTGQFRASGRVDPDVGHRATAARGPESPPQRPATPQPGAGPMTQNSGYDPSREPAESDPRNRGYAPPPAGRGGPQNGAYRDDYGRGGGAYAADYQAPDAQQGYGDYQNGYDYQQGDRGYGQQGYGDPGYGQQGYGDRGYGQQQGYADSGYGQQGYSDPGYGQQQGYADSGYGQQSYSDPGYGQQQGYAEPGYSQQGQGYGQPGYAEPGYGDQTYGDQGGYGQDEQGGYGQAYSQQQGYGAQQGYGGGQGYGAAAAAGSGYSATLQLDDGSGRTYQLREGSNIIGRGQDAHFRLPDTGVSRRHIEVRWDGQTAMLSDLGSTNGTLVNGSPVQDWQLADGDVIRAGHSEILIRIL, encoded by the coding sequence ATGGGCATCGTTTCGCGGTTCGAGCGTCGCCTACAGGGCGCCGTCGGGGATGTCTTCGCCAGAGTGTTCGGCGGCAATGTCGTGCCACAGGAGGTGGAAGCGGCGCTGCAACGTGAGGCTGCCGATCACGTCCAGGATCTCGGCGGCGGCCATCTCCTGGCGCCCAACAGTTATGTGATCACGATCAACTCCTCGGATCACCAGCAACTGGATGCCGATCACGACCTCACTACCCGCGCGTTCGCCAAACATCTACAGGATTACATCCGCGAGCAAGGCTGGCAGACCTACGGCGAAGTACACGTGGCGTTCGAGGCATCACCTACGCTGCACACCGGACAGTTCAGGGCAAGTGGCCGCGTCGATCCGGACGTCGGGCACAGAGCCACAGCGGCTCGCGGCCCCGAATCACCGCCACAACGACCTGCAACCCCGCAACCAGGAGCTGGCCCCATGACGCAGAACTCAGGCTACGACCCGAGCCGTGAGCCCGCGGAGTCCGATCCACGCAACCGCGGGTACGCCCCACCGCCTGCTGGTCGCGGCGGTCCGCAGAACGGCGCGTACCGCGACGACTACGGCCGCGGCGGCGGCGCGTACGCAGCGGATTACCAAGCGCCGGACGCTCAGCAGGGGTACGGCGACTACCAGAACGGCTACGACTACCAGCAAGGCGACCGCGGCTACGGCCAGCAGGGGTACGGTGACCCAGGTTACGGCCAGCAGGGGTACGGCGACCGCGGCTACGGCCAGCAGCAGGGCTATGCCGATTCCGGGTACGGCCAGCAAGGCTACAGCGATCCCGGCTACGGCCAGCAGCAGGGCTATGCCGATTCCGGGTACGGCCAGCAAAGCTACAGCGATCCCGGCTACGGCCAGCAGCAGGGCTATGCCGAACCCGGGTACAGCCAGCAAGGCCAGGGCTACGGCCAGCCGGGCTACGCTGAACCCGGCTACGGCGACCAGACCTACGGCGATCAAGGCGGCTACGGCCAGGATGAGCAGGGCGGCTACGGCCAGGCCTACTCGCAGCAGCAGGGCTACGGCGCGCAGCAGGGCTACGGCGGCGGCCAGGGTTACGGCGCCGCGGCCGCGGCCGGTTCGGGCTACTCCGCGACCCTGCAGCTCGACGACGGCAGTGGTCGGACTTACCAGCTACGGGAAGGCAGCAACATCATCGGCCGCGGCCAGGACGCGCACTTCCGGCTGCCGGACACCGGTGTCTCGCGCAGGCACATCGAGGTGCGCTGGGACGGCCAAACCGCGATGTTGTCCGATCTCGGCTCCACCAACGGCACCCTGGTGAACGGTTCCCCCGTGCAGGATTGGCAACTCGCCGACGGCGATGTCATCCGCGCCGGGCATTCCGAGATCCTGATCCGTATCCTCTGA
- a CDS encoding PP2C family protein-serine/threonine phosphatase, with amino-acid sequence MTLVLRYAARSDRGLVRGNNEDSVYAGARLLALADGMGGHAAGEVASQLMIAALAHLDDDEPGDDLLGKLDAATREGNAAIADQVEEEPELDGMGTTLTAILFAGKKLGLVHIGDSRAYMLRGGELAQITRDDTFVQSLVDEGRITPEQAHTHPQRSLIMRALTGNEIEPTLIMREARAGDRYLLCSDGLSDVVSDETIANTMREGTTDECADRLIELALRSGGPDNVTVVVADVIDLDYGQSHPIVAGAASGVDDDTPPPNTAAGRASALRPPRAAPRRSAATPEPPEKGKSYRLRWIVLAVALVVAVCIGLLVGYKMIRSNYYVGADDGSVVILRGLPGSILGYSIHDVNLVGCVTRGGELTLTEHRDDLPSSCKPLTVGDLKQTGRDQVDKGLPPGSLDKAKDSMTYLAQRELLPPCPAKGSVPQPGVIPSTEPAPPGPAGAAPAPTTTPAPAPGEGDIRGTEIKTPTKSEAPAPPSSTSSNPQTAGENCRVTD; translated from the coding sequence GTGACACTTGTTCTCCGCTACGCAGCGCGCAGCGACCGCGGTCTCGTCCGAGGCAACAACGAAGACTCCGTGTATGCGGGCGCGCGACTACTCGCACTCGCCGACGGCATGGGCGGCCACGCCGCGGGAGAAGTCGCCTCTCAGTTGATGATCGCCGCGCTCGCCCACCTCGACGACGACGAGCCGGGCGACGATCTACTCGGCAAACTCGACGCGGCGACCCGAGAGGGCAACGCGGCCATCGCCGACCAGGTCGAGGAAGAGCCCGAGCTCGACGGCATGGGCACCACGCTCACGGCAATCCTGTTCGCGGGCAAGAAGCTCGGCCTCGTGCACATCGGCGACTCGCGCGCCTACATGCTGCGCGGCGGTGAGCTCGCCCAGATCACCAGGGACGACACGTTCGTCCAGTCCCTGGTCGACGAGGGCAGGATCACACCCGAGCAGGCGCACACGCACCCGCAGCGTTCGCTGATCATGCGCGCGCTCACCGGCAACGAGATCGAGCCGACGCTGATCATGCGCGAGGCACGTGCCGGGGATCGCTATCTGCTGTGCTCCGACGGCCTCTCCGACGTGGTCAGCGACGAGACCATCGCGAACACCATGCGCGAGGGCACGACCGACGAATGTGCCGACCGGCTCATCGAACTCGCGTTGCGCAGCGGTGGTCCCGACAACGTGACCGTGGTCGTGGCCGACGTCATAGATCTGGACTACGGGCAGAGCCACCCGATCGTGGCGGGCGCCGCGTCCGGCGTCGACGACGACACGCCGCCGCCGAACACGGCCGCGGGCCGCGCCTCAGCGCTGCGTCCGCCACGGGCCGCGCCGCGCAGATCCGCCGCCACGCCGGAGCCTCCCGAGAAAGGGAAGTCATACCGGCTGCGCTGGATCGTGCTCGCGGTGGCGCTGGTCGTTGCCGTCTGTATCGGACTTCTGGTCGGCTACAAGATGATTCGCAGCAACTACTACGTCGGCGCCGATGACGGTTCGGTGGTGATCCTGCGCGGGCTGCCCGGATCGATCCTCGGCTACTCGATCCACGACGTGAACCTGGTCGGCTGCGTGACCCGCGGCGGTGAACTCACCCTGACCGAGCATCGCGACGACCTGCCGTCCTCCTGCAAGCCGCTGACGGTCGGCGATCTGAAGCAGACCGGCCGCGATCAGGTGGACAAGGGGTTGCCTCCGGGTTCGCTGGACAAGGCCAAGGACTCGATGACCTATCTCGCCCAGCGAGAACTGTTGCCGCCGTGCCCGGCCAAGGGGTCAGTGCCGCAGCCGGGGGTCATCCCGTCCACCGAGCCCGCGCCGCCGGGACCCGCCGGCGCGGCGCCTGCCCCGACCACCACGCCCGCGCCCGCGCCCGGCGAGGGTGACATCAGGGGCACCGAGATCAAGACACCGACGAAGTCGGAGGCTCCTGCCCCGCCGTCGAGCACGTCGTCGAACCCCCAGACCGCGGGGGAGAACTGCCGGGTGACGGACTGA
- a CDS encoding FHA domain-containing protein FhaB/FipA — protein MQGLILQLTRAGFLLLLWLFVWAVLRTLRSDIYAASGIRIQPRAARGSAVLPSFSRGQKGAKFLVVTQGSLAGTRISLGTQPVLIGRADDSTLVLTDDYASTRHARLSPRGDDWYVEDLGSTNGTYLDRAKVTTAVRVPLGTPIRVGKTVIELRS, from the coding sequence GTGCAGGGACTGATCCTGCAACTGACCCGTGCGGGGTTCCTTCTGCTGTTGTGGTTGTTCGTGTGGGCTGTGCTGCGCACGTTGCGCAGCGACATCTACGCGGCATCCGGCATTCGGATACAGCCCAGGGCCGCACGCGGTTCCGCGGTGCTGCCTTCCTTCAGCCGGGGCCAGAAGGGCGCCAAATTTCTTGTGGTGACTCAAGGTTCACTCGCCGGCACTCGCATCTCGCTCGGCACCCAACCGGTGCTGATCGGACGTGCGGATGATTCCACGCTGGTACTCACTGATGACTACGCCTCGACCAGACATGCGCGACTTTCTCCGCGTGGTGACGACTGGTACGTCGAAGATCTCGGCTCGACGAACGGCACCTATCTCGATCGCGCGAAAGTCACGACCGCGGTCCGAGTTCCACTCGGCACGCCCATCCGTGTCGGTAAAACAGTGATCGAGCTCCGATCGTGA